The Musa acuminata AAA Group cultivar baxijiao chromosome BXJ1-3, Cavendish_Baxijiao_AAA, whole genome shotgun sequence genome window below encodes:
- the LOC135624808 gene encoding uncharacterized protein LOC135624808, which translates to MCQFQLGPEYTIKYMPIQVLSMRGKDGVGAVAELMSGIWSLLPEPQGEEASKDDMLFQDDTEGQGMEFVKEDTGAVMQSLHLKPIGAMLINTATTIHRSPEALNFKLKLDAPS; encoded by the exons ATGTGCCAGTTCCAATTAGGACCGGAATATACCATCAAATACATGCCAATCCAG GTTTTAAGCATGAGAGGGAAAGATGGTGTTGGCGCTGTAGCAGAGCTGATGTCTGGTATATGGAGCCTGTTACCTGAG CCACAGGGGGAGGAGGCAAGTAAAGATGATATGCTCTTTCAGGATGACACTGAGGGTCAAGGGATGGAATTTGTGAAAGAAGATACTGGAGCAGTAATGCAGTCGCTGCACCTGAAACCCATCGGCGCAATGCTAATAAACACTGCCACTACTATCCACCGCTCACCAGAGGCTCTCAACTTTAAGCTGAAGCTCGATGCCCCTTCGTAG